The stretch of DNA GCCGGAAATGTTAGCACCTACTTCTGCAATTGCAGGCCGTGGATTATCAACAAAAGTTGCTCTTATTACAGATGGTAGATTTTCCGGAGCATCAAGAGGTATTTCCATCGGACATATTTCACCTGAAGCGGCAGAAGGCGGACCAATTGCCTTCGTTGAAAATGGAGATATTATTTCCATCGATTTACCGAACAGAACGATAAATTTAAAAGTTTCTGAAGAGGAGCTATCAAAACGTAAAGCAGATTGGAAACAACTTGAACCGAAAATTAAAAAAGGTTACTTAGCGAGATACGCCAAACTTGTAACGAATGCAAGTACGGGTGGAATTATGAAAATTTAATAGTTTTAAAGGCGTTGACGAGGAAAAAGTGAAGGAATCCGTATTTTCAGAGAGCCGGTGGTTGCTGCGAACCGGTAATACCTCCTTTTGCGACATCCCCTCTGAGCGTTGATCTGAAAAATGAATTTTAGTAGGATCGACCGAGTAGTAATACTCGTTACAAAAATGAACAATAGATTTGTTGTTCCAAAGGTGATATTTGCGAAAATATCATGAATCAGGGTGGTACCGTGATAAAGTTACTAAAAGCTTTTTCACCCCTGCGTTCCATTGTATTAATTGTGGAGGCAGAGGTTGGAAAAGCTTTTTTATTTTAGCTTATAGAAAAGTATAAAACTTTTAAACTGTGTAGAATGTTAGATTCCACTTTTGAAAATGGTTTACTTTTCAGAGTCGCATAAGTAAAACTATGCAACTCGCTTCGTCTAAGGAACAAGCGAGTAGCGAGTTTTTCTAATAAAAATTTATAAATGTTTTAGGAGGGAGACTAGTATGCATACAAAGGTAGAGGCTGAACCATTAAAGGAAGAGATGAGTGGGGCAGAGATTTTTATTCAAGCGTTAAAAAACGAAAAGGTCGAACTACTCTTCGGATATCCTGGAGGTGCTGTTCTACCCATCTATGATGCTCTTTATAAAATGCCAATCAAGCATGTTTTAGCTAGGCATGAACAAGGAGCAATCCATGCAGCTGAAGGTTATGCGAGAGTTTCAGGAAAGCCAGGTGTTGTCATTGCGACATCAGGACCTGGTGCAACAAATTTAGTAACAGGAATTACAGATGCAATGATGGATTCACTGCCGTTAGTTATTTTTACAGGTCAAGTTGCTAGAGGTGTAATCGGAACAGATGCATTTCAAGAGGCCGATGTTGTTGGTATTACAATGCCAATTACGAAGCATAACTTCCAAGTGCGCCAGATTAGCGACTTACCTAGAATTGTGAAAGAAGCATTTTATATCGCAACAACTGGGAGACCAGGACCTGTTTTAGTAGATATTCCAAAAGATATAAGTGCAGAAGTAATGAGTCCAAACTTTGAACTTGAAGTAGATTTACCTGGGTATCAGCCAACGTTATCGCCGAATGTTTTACAAATAAAGAGACTATTAGAGGCTGTGAAAAATGCGAAAAGACCGGTAGTTTTAGCAGGTGCAGGTGTGTTACATGCTAAAGCGTCCGAGCAATTATTAGCCTTTGTAGAACAAAATAACCTTCCAGTTGTTAATACACTTTTAGGTCTTGGAACTTTTCCAGCAGAACATCCTTTAAATTTAGGAATGGGTGGAATGCATGGAACTTATGCTGCCAATATGGCAATGTACGAATGCGATCTTTTAATTAGCATCGGTGCTCGCTTTGATGACAGACTAACAGGTAATTTAAAACATTTTGCCCCAAAAGCGACGGTTGCCCATATTGACGTTGATCCTGCCGAAATCGGAAAAAACGTTACAACTCAAATACCAATCGTTGCAGATGCAAAAGAAGCATTAACAAAACTAAATGAAGAGTGTGATGCTAAGCCGAATATTTCTGAATGGCTAGCTCATTTAACAACATATAAAGAACAATATCCACTCTGGTACAACAACTGTGAAAAAGAAATCTCGCCTCAACATTTAATTGAATTAGTTCATGAATGTACGGCAGGAAATGCGATTGTAACAACGGATGTTGGCCAGCACCAAATGTGGGCAGCTCAATATTATCGTTTTAATGCCCCTAACCGTTGGGTAACATCCGGTGGTTTAGGTACGATGGGCTTCGGCTTTCCAGCAGCGATTGGAGCTCAACTAGCTGACCGAGAAGCAAACGTCGTTGCCCTAGTTGGAGATGGAGGCTTTCAAATGACATTACAAGAAATGTCACTTTTAACAGAGCTAGATCTGCCAGTGAAGATCGTAATTGTTAATAATAACGCATTAGGAATGGTAAGACAGTGGCAAGAAACATTTTATGAACAGCGTTATTCACAGTCGATTATGCAACATCAACCAGATTTCGTAAAACTCGCGGAATCATATGGCATTCGAGGAATTCAAGTAACGAGTGAAGAACAAGCAAAAGAAGTATTGCAAGAAACGTTAAATAAGCGCGAACCAATTTTAATAGATTGTCGTGTTAGTAGAATGGAAAATGTATATCCGATGATCGCACCTGGTAAAGGATTGCATGAAATGATTGGGGTGAAACGATGAAACGTCGAATTGTTTCAGCCACTGTAAATAACCAAAGTGGTGTATTACATCGAATTACCGGTTTGTTTACAAAAAGGCAATTTAACATTGAAAGTATTACTGTTGGAGTAACGGAAATTGAAGGTGTTTCCAAAATGACCTTTGTTGTCAATGTGGAAGATGACCGCCAAGTAGAGCAACTTATAAAGCAACTAAACAAACAAATTGATGTTTTGAAAGTTTCTGATATTACAGACCAAGCAATTGTTGCGAGAGAGTTAGCACTAATTAAAGTTATTAGTAATGCGCAAACACGAAGTGAGATTAGTGGCATAGTCGAACTATTCCGAGCGTCCATTATTGACGTATCAAGGGAAAGTGTCACCGTTCAAGTAACTGGTGATTCCGAGAAGATGGATGCAATTATTGACTTATTGAGACCTTACGGAATTAAAGAGCTAGCTAGAACTGGAATTACCGCTTTCCCAAGAGGCTCACAAAAATCAGTTGCCAATATGAAGCAATACTCATTATTAAAATAAATAATTGGAAAATTCACAATAAAAATTGAAGGGATGAATGAAAATGGCAAAAGTATATTATAACGGTGATATTAACGAGGCAGTATTAAAAGGAAGAAAGGTAGCAGTAATTGGATATGGATCTCAAGGTCATGCACATGCACAAAACTTACGTGATAGTGGTTTCGAAGTAGTTGTTGGTCTTCGTCAAGGAAAATCATGGAACTCTGCAGTTGAAGATGGTTTTGACGTAAAAACAGTTCATGAAGCGAGTGCAGAAGCAGACGTTATTATGGTACTACTTCCAGACGAAATGCAGCCACAAGTTTATAAAAACGAGATTGAACCAAATTTACAAGCTGGCAAAGCTTTAGTATTTGCTCATGGATTTAACGTTCATTTTAACCAAATTGTTCCTCCACATGATGTAGACGTATTTTTAGTAGCACCAAAAGGACCAGGACATTTAGTTCGTCGTACATTTGAAGAAGGGGCAGGAGTACCTGCATTAATCGGTGTATACCAAGATGTATCAGGAACTGCGAAAGATTTAGCACTTGCTTATGCGAAAGGTGTTGGAGCTGCACGTGCTGGTGTTCTCGAAACTTCATTTAAAGAAGAAACAGAAACGGATTTATTCGGAGAGCAAGCAGTCCTTTGTGGTGGCTTAACATCTCTAGTAAAAGCAGGTTTTGAAACGTTAACGGAAGCTGGATATCAGCCAGAAGTTGCCTATTTTGAATGTTTACATGAGTTAAAGTTAATTGTTGATTTAATGTATGAAGATGGTTTAGCAGGAATGAGATACTCTATTTCTGATACAGCTCAATGGGGAGATTTTGTATCTGGACCTAGAGTAGTAGACGAAGATACGAAGAAACGAATGAAAGATATTTTAACAGACATTCAAGATGGGAAATTTGCGAAAGGTTGGATTTTAGAAAACCAACTTAATCGCCCAGAGTTCCACGCTATTAACGAACGTGAAAAGAACCACCCAATCGAAGTTGTTGGAAAGGAACTACGCGCAATGATGCCATTTGTAAAAAAACAAACAAAAAAGGAAGTGGTAGCAAGTGCGAAAAATTGACGTATTTGATACAACGCTAAGAGACGGCGAACAATCAGCGGGTGTTAATTTAAATACGGTCGAAAAATTGGAAATAGCAAAGCAGTTAGAACGTCTTGGAGTTGATATTATGGAGGCTGGCTTTCCCGCAGCCTCCAAAGGTGACCTTGAGGCAGTGAAATTAATCGCGCAAACTGTTAAAAATAGTTCCGTAACAGGACTAGCGCGCTCGAACAAAAAGGATATCGATGCAGCGTGGGAAGCATTAAAATATTCGGCTGAACCAAGATTGCATATCTTCCTAGCAACGTCTCCAATCCACATGACTTATAAGTTAAAAATGACACCTGATGAAGTAATCGATGCTGCAGTAAGTAGTGTGAAATATGCCCGTCAATATTTCCCTCAAGTGCAATGGTCCGCAGAGGATGCTTGTCGATCCGATTTAAATTTTTTAGTGAAAATTGTATCAGAAGTCATTGATGCAGGAGCAACGGTGATCAACTTACCAGACACAGTCGGTTACCGTAGCCCACAAGAATATGGAAAGCTATTTAAATACTTACGTTCGTACGTTAAAAATATCGATAAAGTTAAACTATCTGCCCATTGCCACGATGATCTCGGAATGGCGACAGCTAATACACTCGCTGCAATTGAGAATGGTGCTACTCAAGTAGAAGGTACTATTAATGGAATCGGTGAACGCGCAGGTAATGCCTCTCTTGAAGAGGTAGCGGTCGCGCTTCATATCCGCAAAGACTATTACGAAGCAGAAACTCACCTAAAGCTAGATGAAATTAAACGAACAAGTAACCTTGTGAGCAAATTATCTGGAATGATTGTTCCAGCTAATAAAGCGGTCGTTGGAGCAAATGCATTTGCCCACGAATCAGGCATTCATCAAGACGGTGTGTTAAAAGAAAAATCAACATATGAAATCATTACGCCAGAATTAATTGGTGTGAAATCAAATAGTTTAGTTCTTGGAAAACATTCCGGTCGACATGCTTTCAAAAATAAAGCGCTAGAGCTTGGATTCCAATTAGCAGATGAAGAATTAAACGAAGTGTTTAAACTATTCAAAGACCTTTCAGATAAGAAAAAGGAAATTACGGAAGAAGATTTGCTTGAGCTATTAACAGATAAACAAACGGAAAAAGACGAACAGAAAAAATATGAGTTTACTAGTTTACAAGTCCAATATGGAACGGCTAACATCCCTACGGCGACATTAGTTGTGACAACAAAGGATGGAGAAAAAATCCAAGAAGCTGCTACTGGCTCAGGTAGTGTAGAAGCAATTTATAATACACTCGAGCGTATCGTGGAGGAACCAGTTCAGCTATTAGATTATAAATTAAACTCCGTCGGTAGTGGACGTGATGCATTAGCAAATGTGTTCGTAAAAGTGTTGTATAACGGAGTGGAATCAAGTGGAAGAGGAACGGCACAGGACGTATTAGAAGCTTCTGCCAGAGCATATATCAATGCAGTCAATCGCGTTTGTAAGTTTGAGAGTAGAAAAGTAAAACAAAAAGTACATTTATAAAACGGAACAACTAATATAATGGAGGGATTACAATGGGAGCGCGAAAAAAAATAACGGTCTTACCTGGTGATGGAATTGGTCCAGAGGTTGTTAGTGGAGCAATTAAAGTTTTAAAAGCTGTAGCGCAAAAGTACGGTCATCAATTTGAATTTGTGAAAGCTTCTATCGGAGGGGCTGCCATTGATCAATACGATACACCTCTTCCGCAAAAGACGATAGAAGCTTGTAAAAGTAGTGATGCTGTCCTTCTAGGAGCAGTTGGGGGGCCGAAATGGGACGGAAATCCTTCTCATTTACGACCAGAGCGCGGTTTACTCGCGATTAGGAAGGAGTTAGGACTTTTCGCGAATTTACGTCCGGTAACAGCATTTGAAAGTCTTATTGCATCTTCTCCATTAAAGAAAGAAGTTGTTCAAAATGTAGATTTAATGATTGTAAGGGAACTAACAGGTGGACTTTATTTCGGAAAACCTAGTGAGCGTAGAGGTGAAGATCAATCCTATGTTGTCGATACTCTACAATATTCGAGAAAAGAGATTGAACAAATTGTTGAAAAAGCATTTGAGTTAGCTTCTGTGCGAAGAAAAAAATTAACATCTGTAGATAAAGCAAATGTTTTAGAATCAAGCAAGATGTGGAGAGAAATTGTTGAGGAAAAAGCAGCCTTCTATCCAGATGTAGAGGTTGAACATATTTTAGTCGACGCTGCTGCGATGAAACTAATTCAAAACCCAAAACAATTTGATGTCGTCGTTACGGAAAATATGTTTGGTGATATTTTAAGTGATGAAGCGTCGATGTTAACAGGCTCACTAGGGATGCTTCCGTCAGCAAGCTTACGAAATGATAGCTTCGGGTTATATGAACCAATTCACGGCTCAGCTCCTGATATTGCTGGGCAAAATAAAGCGAACCCATTAGCGATGATTTTATCGGCGGCAATGATGTTAAAATATTCATTTTCAATGGAAAAAGAAGCAGAAACAATTGAGCGTGCGGTAAATGATGTGTTAAATGCTGGATACCGGACTGGAGATATTCAATCAGAGGGTAGTACAGTAGTAGGAACGGATAAGATGATTGAGCTTGTTGTTAATCAATTAGAAGATGACGCAATTGTAGGGATTTTAGCTTGCTATGCATAATGTTCGTTGTAAGGAGGTAAAGGTATGGCGGCAAAAACGATAATAGAAAAAGTTTGGGAGAAGCATACGGTTCAGTCGGAACAAGGAAAGCCAGATTTACTATATATTGATTTACATCTAGTTCACGAGGTAACCTCTCCACAAGCTTTTGAAGGCTTACGACTAAACGGAAGAAAAGTAAGAAGACCAGATCTAACATATGCTACGATGGACCACAACGTTCCAACGATTAATAAACATGTAATTACAGATGAAATAGCAAAAACACAAATGTCAAAGCTAATGGAAAACTGTCAGCAATTTGGTATTGAAATTGCTGACATTCACCATCCCGATCAAGGAATCGTTCACGTAATCGGACCAGAATTAGGTTTAACACAGCCAGGGAAAACGATCGTTTGTGGTGACAGTCATACGTCCACTCACGGTGCGTTTGGAGCACTAGCTTTCGGAATAGGGACGAGTGAAGTCGAACATGTTCTTGCAACCCAAACGCTTTGGCAAGCTCGTCCAAAAACATTGCAAATT from Sutcliffiella cohnii encodes:
- the ilvB gene encoding acetolactate synthase large subunit, yielding MHTKVEAEPLKEEMSGAEIFIQALKNEKVELLFGYPGGAVLPIYDALYKMPIKHVLARHEQGAIHAAEGYARVSGKPGVVIATSGPGATNLVTGITDAMMDSLPLVIFTGQVARGVIGTDAFQEADVVGITMPITKHNFQVRQISDLPRIVKEAFYIATTGRPGPVLVDIPKDISAEVMSPNFELEVDLPGYQPTLSPNVLQIKRLLEAVKNAKRPVVLAGAGVLHAKASEQLLAFVEQNNLPVVNTLLGLGTFPAEHPLNLGMGGMHGTYAANMAMYECDLLISIGARFDDRLTGNLKHFAPKATVAHIDVDPAEIGKNVTTQIPIVADAKEALTKLNEECDAKPNISEWLAHLTTYKEQYPLWYNNCEKEISPQHLIELVHECTAGNAIVTTDVGQHQMWAAQYYRFNAPNRWVTSGGLGTMGFGFPAAIGAQLADREANVVALVGDGGFQMTLQEMSLLTELDLPVKIVIVNNNALGMVRQWQETFYEQRYSQSIMQHQPDFVKLAESYGIRGIQVTSEEQAKEVLQETLNKREPILIDCRVSRMENVYPMIAPGKGLHEMIGVKR
- the ilvN gene encoding acetolactate synthase small subunit, giving the protein MKRRIVSATVNNQSGVLHRITGLFTKRQFNIESITVGVTEIEGVSKMTFVVNVEDDRQVEQLIKQLNKQIDVLKVSDITDQAIVARELALIKVISNAQTRSEISGIVELFRASIIDVSRESVTVQVTGDSEKMDAIIDLLRPYGIKELARTGITAFPRGSQKSVANMKQYSLLK
- the ilvC gene encoding ketol-acid reductoisomerase, encoding MAKVYYNGDINEAVLKGRKVAVIGYGSQGHAHAQNLRDSGFEVVVGLRQGKSWNSAVEDGFDVKTVHEASAEADVIMVLLPDEMQPQVYKNEIEPNLQAGKALVFAHGFNVHFNQIVPPHDVDVFLVAPKGPGHLVRRTFEEGAGVPALIGVYQDVSGTAKDLALAYAKGVGAARAGVLETSFKEETETDLFGEQAVLCGGLTSLVKAGFETLTEAGYQPEVAYFECLHELKLIVDLMYEDGLAGMRYSISDTAQWGDFVSGPRVVDEDTKKRMKDILTDIQDGKFAKGWILENQLNRPEFHAINEREKNHPIEVVGKELRAMMPFVKKQTKKEVVASAKN
- a CDS encoding 2-isopropylmalate synthase, with amino-acid sequence MRKIDVFDTTLRDGEQSAGVNLNTVEKLEIAKQLERLGVDIMEAGFPAASKGDLEAVKLIAQTVKNSSVTGLARSNKKDIDAAWEALKYSAEPRLHIFLATSPIHMTYKLKMTPDEVIDAAVSSVKYARQYFPQVQWSAEDACRSDLNFLVKIVSEVIDAGATVINLPDTVGYRSPQEYGKLFKYLRSYVKNIDKVKLSAHCHDDLGMATANTLAAIENGATQVEGTINGIGERAGNASLEEVAVALHIRKDYYEAETHLKLDEIKRTSNLVSKLSGMIVPANKAVVGANAFAHESGIHQDGVLKEKSTYEIITPELIGVKSNSLVLGKHSGRHAFKNKALELGFQLADEELNEVFKLFKDLSDKKKEITEEDLLELLTDKQTEKDEQKKYEFTSLQVQYGTANIPTATLVVTTKDGEKIQEAATGSGSVEAIYNTLERIVEEPVQLLDYKLNSVGSGRDALANVFVKVLYNGVESSGRGTAQDVLEASARAYINAVNRVCKFESRKVKQKVHL
- the leuB gene encoding 3-isopropylmalate dehydrogenase, with product MGARKKITVLPGDGIGPEVVSGAIKVLKAVAQKYGHQFEFVKASIGGAAIDQYDTPLPQKTIEACKSSDAVLLGAVGGPKWDGNPSHLRPERGLLAIRKELGLFANLRPVTAFESLIASSPLKKEVVQNVDLMIVRELTGGLYFGKPSERRGEDQSYVVDTLQYSRKEIEQIVEKAFELASVRRKKLTSVDKANVLESSKMWREIVEEKAAFYPDVEVEHILVDAAAMKLIQNPKQFDVVVTENMFGDILSDEASMLTGSLGMLPSASLRNDSFGLYEPIHGSAPDIAGQNKANPLAMILSAAMMLKYSFSMEKEAETIERAVNDVLNAGYRTGDIQSEGSTVVGTDKMIELVVNQLEDDAIVGILACYA